In Egicoccus sp. AB-alg2, the following are encoded in one genomic region:
- a CDS encoding ABC transporter permease yields the protein MSITSPSPPPGLTRLGGTPPLREYLAQVWARREFARETAVGELRAQHMDTTLGALWHLLNPILQISIYYLIFGLILQVDRGVENFVGYLAVGVFVFHWSSKAITGGATAITGNEGLIRSLQFPRALLPISTVIKETLAFLPGVLVMIAVMLLTGEGLSVSWLLAPAAFVLGCLFCLGGAFVTARATHVFRDTQNLLPFVFRLVFYMSGVLYVVDSRFHGAFERAWVQWAFIANPFYALLSIWRDAFMSSQPISNLPLLWASAGIWAVGLLVVGLLLFRAGEKDYGRG from the coding sequence GTGTCGATCACCTCTCCCTCGCCGCCGCCCGGCCTCACCCGGCTCGGGGGCACGCCGCCACTGCGCGAGTACCTCGCACAGGTGTGGGCCCGGCGCGAGTTCGCCCGCGAGACCGCGGTCGGCGAGTTGCGCGCGCAGCATATGGACACGACGCTGGGCGCCCTGTGGCACCTGCTGAACCCGATCCTGCAGATCTCCATCTACTACCTGATCTTCGGGCTCATCCTGCAGGTCGACCGCGGGGTGGAGAACTTCGTCGGCTACCTCGCCGTGGGCGTGTTCGTCTTCCACTGGTCGAGCAAGGCCATCACCGGCGGCGCCACGGCCATCACCGGCAACGAGGGGCTGATCCGCTCGCTGCAGTTCCCGCGGGCCCTGCTGCCGATCTCCACGGTGATCAAGGAGACCCTGGCGTTCCTGCCGGGCGTGCTGGTGATGATCGCGGTGATGTTGCTGACCGGCGAGGGTCTGTCGGTGAGCTGGCTGCTCGCGCCGGCCGCCTTCGTGCTCGGCTGCCTGTTCTGCCTCGGCGGCGCGTTCGTGACCGCGCGGGCCACGCACGTCTTCCGCGACACCCAGAACCTGCTGCCCTTCGTGTTCCGGCTCGTGTTCTACATGTCCGGCGTCCTGTACGTGGTCGACAGCCGTTTCCACGGCGCCTTCGAACGCGCCTGGGTGCAGTGGGCGTTCATCGCCAACCCGTTCTACGCACTGCTGAGCATCTGGCGCGACGCCTTCATGAGCAGCCAGCCGATCAGCAACCTGCCGCTGCTGTGGGCCTCGGCGGGGATCTGGGCGGTCGGACTGCTGGTGGTCGGGCTGCTGCTGTTCCGGGCCGGGGAGAAGGACTACGGCCGTGGCTGA
- a CDS encoding glycosyltransferase: MRVLVVTTVHTPLDARIHHRQIRSLVGAGAEVTYAAPWSATGTDPAAVLPGVRTIDLPRSVGRRRLASLLAARRLVRAAGRGCFDVVVLHDPELVLGVVGRLRRLPPVVLDVHEDLVGSLPDRPWVPAPARPAVARLGHLLERWAERRLHLLLAEHAYRQRFSRPHPVVPNVPWLPQAEPPPAGSADRVVYVGRVSRFRGAHELLALGERLRAEAGPRLEVVGQADRDVEPLLRSATDRGDLVWHGYLPNDRALAVVRGSVAGLSLLHDVPNYRGSMPTKVVEYLSVGVPAVTTPLPAAAELVEASGGGLVVPFGDVEAVLAAVRELAADRARCAALGAAGRAYVAAHHSWNAVGPRFVAELQRWAGTGAAA; the protein is encoded by the coding sequence GTGCGCGTCCTGGTCGTCACCACCGTCCACACCCCGCTGGATGCCCGCATCCACCATCGGCAGATCCGTTCGCTGGTGGGCGCGGGCGCGGAGGTGACCTACGCCGCGCCGTGGTCGGCCACCGGCACCGACCCGGCCGCGGTCCTGCCGGGCGTGCGGACGATCGACCTGCCGCGCTCGGTGGGCCGCCGGCGGCTGGCGTCGCTCCTGGCGGCCCGGCGGCTGGTGAGGGCGGCCGGTCGGGGATGCTTCGACGTGGTCGTGCTGCACGACCCGGAGCTCGTGCTGGGGGTCGTGGGGCGGCTGCGGCGGCTGCCGCCGGTCGTGCTGGACGTGCACGAGGACCTCGTCGGCAGTCTCCCGGACCGGCCCTGGGTGCCCGCCCCCGCGCGTCCGGCCGTCGCGCGCCTCGGACACCTGCTGGAACGGTGGGCGGAGCGCCGGCTGCACCTGCTGCTGGCCGAGCACGCCTACCGGCAGCGCTTCTCCCGTCCCCATCCGGTGGTGCCCAACGTGCCGTGGCTGCCCCAGGCCGAGCCGCCGCCGGCCGGCAGCGCCGACCGGGTGGTCTATGTCGGCCGGGTGTCCCGCTTCCGCGGCGCCCACGAGTTGCTGGCACTGGGCGAGCGGCTGCGGGCCGAGGCCGGTCCGCGGCTCGAGGTCGTCGGACAGGCCGACCGGGACGTGGAACCGCTGCTGCGCAGCGCGACCGACCGCGGTGACCTCGTGTGGCACGGCTACCTGCCCAACGACCGGGCACTGGCCGTCGTGCGCGGGTCCGTCGCGGGTCTCAGCCTGCTGCACGACGTCCCCAACTACCGCGGGTCGATGCCCACCAAGGTGGTCGAGTACCTGAGCGTCGGCGTGCCGGCGGTGACGACGCCGCTGCCGGCGGCGGCCGAGCTGGTGGAGGCGTCGGGGGGCGGGCTCGTGGTGCCGTTCGGGGACGTCGAGGCCGTGCTGGCCGCCGTGCGCGAACTGGCCGCCGACCGGGCCCGCTGCGCCGCGCTCGGTGCGGCCGGGCGCGCCTACGTGGCGGCCCACCACAGCTGGAACGCGGTCGGCCCGCGCTTCGTCGCCGAACTCCAGCGTTGGGCGGGCACGGGAGCGGCGGCATGA
- a CDS encoding O-antigen ligase family protein, translating into MLAAVLGLGQALLTWTTGGVPGTSVAAEDAAVSASRILVATVPYATALAVVVALRRHDRRLARYSLDVWATGLALAGVALAAWLLVRFAVALPGASGAPYGFYRLKLQITSPLGDHNTAAGLLLPPLVAAAVLAARNRRWLMGVAVLALGTTATLSRGVAVVLAGTVLLAAVTASRRRVAGVLVAAFVVVVVGLTAASVGLDTAAPPGTAAPGPASQAGAGPFGTSVLGRVDLAVRGVEVGRDHPVVGIGLGRFAEVADDLPQPNDHAHQAFAHAFAEGGVLLLAAALVVVATLAWRALTSPSGPRRDLVLLGGAGLVAHAQVEILAGRLGYEVLLALLVGLAGAAAGDAGGAAERGPAGPAVDPRGSDPAGPALDAPGSGPAGG; encoded by the coding sequence GTGCTCGCCGCGGTGCTGGGGCTCGGCCAGGCGCTTCTGACCTGGACCACCGGCGGCGTGCCCGGGACGTCGGTTGCGGCCGAGGACGCGGCGGTGTCCGCGAGCCGGATCCTCGTGGCCACCGTGCCGTACGCGACCGCGCTGGCGGTGGTCGTCGCCCTGCGCCGTCACGATCGACGCCTGGCCAGGTATTCCCTCGACGTCTGGGCCACCGGTCTGGCTCTCGCCGGCGTCGCGCTGGCGGCCTGGCTGCTGGTCCGCTTCGCCGTGGCGCTGCCCGGCGCCAGTGGCGCCCCCTACGGCTTCTACCGGCTGAAGCTGCAGATCACGAGCCCGCTCGGCGACCACAACACCGCCGCCGGCCTGCTGCTGCCGCCGCTGGTGGCGGCCGCGGTGCTGGCCGCCCGTAACCGTCGCTGGCTGATGGGCGTCGCCGTGCTCGCGCTGGGCACGACCGCCACGCTCTCGCGCGGAGTCGCCGTCGTGCTGGCGGGCACGGTCCTGCTGGCCGCGGTCACGGCTTCTCGCCGTCGCGTCGCCGGGGTGCTGGTGGCGGCGTTCGTGGTGGTGGTCGTCGGCCTCACGGCGGCCAGCGTGGGCCTGGACACCGCCGCGCCGCCCGGCACCGCCGCACCGGGTCCCGCGAGTCAGGCCGGAGCGGGGCCGTTCGGTACGTCGGTGCTCGGTCGCGTCGACCTCGCAGTCCGCGGGGTCGAGGTGGGCCGCGACCACCCGGTCGTCGGGATCGGGCTCGGGCGCTTCGCCGAGGTGGCCGACGACCTGCCGCAGCCCAACGACCACGCCCACCAGGCGTTCGCGCACGCGTTCGCCGAGGGCGGCGTGCTGCTGCTGGCAGCCGCACTGGTCGTGGTGGCGACGCTGGCGTGGCGCGCCCTGACCTCGCCGAGCGGTCCGCGACGTGACCTGGTGCTGCTCGGTGGAGCCGGCCTCGTCGCGCACGCCCAGGTGGAGATCCTCGCCGGCCGCCTCGGCTACGAGGTGCTGCTGGCGCTGCTGGTCGGACTGGCGGGCGCAGCGGCGGGCGACGCGGGTGGCGCGGCGGAGCGCGGGCCAGCCGGGCCCGCGGTGGACCCGCGGGGGTCCGACCCGGCCGGGCCCGCGCTGGACGCGCCGGGGTCCGGCCCGGCCGGCGGATAG
- a CDS encoding ABC transporter ATP-binding protein, with translation MADTEVSAPPPVTAQEEEGHLTVLTRDLHVTYRVYEDRRPRMKDFLAGGLKRPSYREIHAVRGVDLEARSGEAIGVLGHNGSGKSTLMQAIAGLLPASKGEVYASSQPNLLGVSAALSKNSSGRRNIVLGGLALGLSREEIAARVDDTIEFTGLDDFIDLPIRTYSSGMRARLHFAIATMVEPEILLVDEALSVGDEEFKERSKKRIDRLRDQAGTVFIVSHSLGSIRDLCTRAIWLHKGLVREDGTPVEVVKSYKKYLKAIKEGGKSEGPGAAS, from the coding sequence GTGGCTGACACCGAGGTCTCCGCACCGCCACCGGTGACCGCGCAGGAGGAGGAGGGCCACCTCACGGTCCTCACCCGCGACCTGCACGTGACCTACCGCGTCTACGAGGACCGCCGCCCGCGGATGAAGGACTTCCTCGCCGGCGGCCTCAAGCGCCCCTCGTACCGGGAGATCCACGCCGTGCGGGGTGTGGACCTCGAGGCCCGCTCCGGCGAGGCGATCGGCGTGCTCGGCCACAACGGGTCGGGCAAGTCGACGTTGATGCAGGCGATCGCCGGTCTGCTGCCGGCGTCCAAGGGGGAGGTGTACGCCAGCTCGCAGCCCAACCTGCTCGGCGTGTCGGCCGCGCTCAGCAAGAACTCCTCCGGCCGGCGCAACATCGTGCTGGGTGGGCTGGCCCTCGGGCTGAGCCGCGAGGAGATCGCGGCCCGGGTCGACGACACCATCGAGTTCACGGGCCTGGACGACTTCATCGACCTGCCGATCCGGACCTACTCCTCCGGCATGCGGGCGCGCCTGCACTTCGCGATCGCCACGATGGTGGAGCCGGAGATCCTGCTCGTCGACGAGGCCCTGTCGGTCGGTGACGAGGAGTTCAAGGAGCGCTCCAAGAAGCGCATCGACCGGTTGCGCGACCAGGCCGGCACCGTCTTCATCGTCAGCCACAGCCTCGGCAGCATCCGCGATCTGTGCACTCGGGCCATCTGGTTGCACAAGGGGCTCGTCCGCGAGGACGGCACGCCCGTCGAGGTCGTCAAGTCCTACAAGAAATACCTCAAGGCCATCAAGGAGGGCGGCAAGAGCGAGGGACCCGGCGCCGCTTCCTGA
- a CDS encoding GuaB3 family IMP dehydrogenase-related protein, with the protein MQTTTIGGAKQARVGYELADVSLVPSRRTRDAELVDVGWSLDAYRFDLPILGAPLDAVMSPTTAGLLGELGGLGVLALEGLWTRYEDPEEVLAEIAGLAPGPDATVRLQQLYHEPVREELIGRRVEQLKASGQLAAGSVTPQKVERYHRAALEAGLDLLLVNGVTVTAQHVGLPGTDPLDLKSFTARYDIPVVVGGVGSAKSALHLMRTGAVGVLVGTGSSSVETTRGALGIHVPLATAIAEVAAARMRYLEESGRYVHVIAAGGIRTGGDLAKAIACGADAVMLGRALASADEAPGRGAYWGLAAAHHELPRGRYDRVEPLGPMQVILNGPGHRADGTVNLVGGLRRVMGITGYESLARLKDAELSVSACRH; encoded by the coding sequence GTGCAAACGACCACGATCGGTGGCGCCAAGCAGGCACGTGTCGGCTACGAGCTCGCCGACGTGTCGCTGGTGCCCAGCCGGCGGACCCGCGACGCCGAGCTGGTGGACGTCGGCTGGTCGCTGGACGCCTACCGCTTCGACCTGCCGATCCTCGGCGCCCCGCTGGACGCGGTGATGTCGCCCACGACCGCCGGCCTGCTCGGCGAGCTCGGCGGCCTGGGCGTCCTCGCGCTCGAGGGGCTGTGGACCCGCTACGAGGACCCCGAGGAGGTGCTGGCGGAGATCGCCGGCCTCGCGCCCGGGCCCGACGCCACCGTCCGGTTGCAGCAGCTGTACCACGAGCCCGTGCGCGAGGAGCTGATCGGCCGTCGCGTCGAGCAGCTCAAGGCGTCCGGTCAGCTCGCGGCCGGCAGCGTGACCCCGCAGAAGGTCGAGCGCTACCACCGCGCCGCGCTCGAGGCCGGCCTGGACCTGCTGCTGGTCAACGGCGTCACCGTCACGGCGCAGCACGTCGGACTGCCGGGCACCGACCCGCTCGACCTCAAGTCGTTCACGGCCCGCTACGACATCCCGGTCGTCGTCGGTGGTGTCGGCTCGGCCAAGTCGGCGCTGCACCTGATGCGCACCGGTGCCGTCGGCGTGCTCGTCGGCACCGGCTCGTCGTCGGTGGAGACCACCCGCGGCGCCCTGGGCATCCACGTGCCGCTGGCCACCGCGATCGCCGAGGTTGCTGCCGCCCGGATGCGCTACCTCGAGGAGTCCGGCCGCTACGTCCACGTCATCGCCGCCGGCGGCATCCGCACGGGCGGTGACCTCGCCAAGGCCATCGCCTGCGGCGCGGACGCGGTCATGCTCGGCCGCGCGCTCGCGTCGGCCGACGAGGCACCCGGCCGCGGCGCCTACTGGGGCTTGGCGGCCGCCCACCACGAGCTGCCGCGTGGCCGCTACGACCGCGTGGAACCGCTCGGGCCGATGCAGGTGATCCTGAACGGTCCGGGCCACCGCGCCGACGGGACGGTCAACCTCGTCGGCGGGCTGCGGCGGGTGATGGGGATCACCGGCTACGAGTCGCTCGCGCGACTGAAGGACGCCGAGCTCAGCGTCAGCGCCTGCCGCCACTGA
- a CDS encoding sugar transferase yields MSNVPERGTPIAEPGEPANPDAPDPDAARTGSASPSPGSTDTATEPPAGGGHAEVPVPARGPVEVPPPQDAAPSPVTEASEPLTRGSAAAPSRDPLDTGPIESRFGPLATDLDEDAPLLARLNAMGFRLVMLLDALMLYGLAVLAMLVRFTFEGRPWPTYPMWLYLTSFTIVTIIFVASLYFGGLYEREPRLGAPPTLPRAARQTLAAGGLVALADLVLTGFARELEWVTTARVLPFPVPNLIFLIVAGAVGVAANRWWVQVVRTRREGPPKVLLAGDDADLEIARRHVAIDPRRSQIVVEVSEPGQILPAVRRTDVTDVVVVTSRWLDDLYPHAVERLDNAGVTMLLRVTGRETMFGLERLREIGGLPFVLLRPQTMPRSRAHFKRLFDLTVLAVSAPVLLLLTGAIALHQLVVAGRPLLFWQERVGAAGRRFRMVKFRTMSTDAESDGRGARLAERDDPRIIPACRWVRATRMDELPQLWNVLRGEMSLVGPRPERPELTAQFETAIPGYARRHALPPGLTGLAQIHGRYHTDPEYKLGYDLQYLVNWSPVADVEILLRTVWVVLARRL; encoded by the coding sequence ATGTCGAACGTTCCAGAGCGGGGGACGCCGATCGCTGAGCCCGGCGAGCCCGCGAACCCGGATGCACCGGACCCGGACGCCGCCCGCACCGGGTCCGCGTCGCCGTCGCCGGGTTCCACCGACACCGCCACGGAGCCGCCGGCCGGGGGCGGCCATGCCGAGGTGCCGGTGCCCGCGCGCGGTCCCGTCGAGGTACCCCCGCCGCAGGACGCGGCGCCCTCACCCGTGACCGAGGCGTCCGAGCCCCTCACCCGTGGCTCGGCGGCCGCCCCGTCCCGCGACCCGCTGGACACGGGACCGATCGAGTCGCGGTTCGGCCCGCTGGCGACCGACCTCGACGAGGACGCGCCGCTGCTGGCCCGCCTGAACGCGATGGGCTTCCGGCTGGTCATGCTGCTGGACGCGCTGATGCTGTACGGGCTGGCCGTGCTCGCCATGCTCGTGCGGTTCACGTTCGAGGGCCGCCCGTGGCCGACCTACCCGATGTGGCTGTACCTGACGTCGTTCACGATCGTGACGATCATCTTCGTCGCCAGCCTGTACTTCGGCGGCCTCTACGAACGCGAGCCCCGGCTGGGTGCGCCACCCACGCTGCCGCGCGCGGCCCGTCAGACGCTGGCGGCCGGCGGGCTGGTCGCCCTGGCGGATCTGGTCCTGACCGGTTTCGCCCGCGAGCTCGAGTGGGTGACGACCGCCCGCGTGCTGCCGTTCCCGGTCCCCAACCTGATCTTCCTCATCGTCGCCGGTGCGGTCGGTGTGGCCGCCAACCGGTGGTGGGTGCAGGTCGTGCGCACGCGCCGCGAGGGCCCGCCGAAGGTGCTGCTCGCCGGCGACGACGCGGACCTGGAGATCGCCCGCCGCCACGTCGCCATCGACCCTCGCCGCAGCCAGATCGTCGTCGAGGTGTCCGAGCCCGGCCAGATCCTGCCGGCCGTGCGGCGCACCGACGTCACCGACGTGGTCGTCGTCACCAGCCGCTGGCTCGACGACCTGTACCCGCACGCGGTCGAACGGCTCGACAATGCCGGCGTCACGATGCTGCTACGGGTGACCGGCCGCGAGACCATGTTCGGGCTCGAGCGCCTGCGGGAAATCGGGGGCCTGCCGTTCGTGCTGCTGCGACCGCAGACGATGCCGCGCTCGCGCGCCCACTTCAAGCGCCTGTTCGACCTCACGGTGCTCGCGGTCAGCGCGCCGGTCCTGCTGCTGCTGACCGGCGCGATCGCCCTCCATCAGCTGGTCGTCGCCGGCCGGCCGCTGCTGTTCTGGCAGGAACGCGTGGGCGCGGCCGGCCGGCGGTTCCGGATGGTGAAGTTCCGGACGATGTCCACCGACGCGGAGTCCGACGGCCGCGGGGCCCGCCTCGCCGAGCGTGACGACCCGCGGATCATCCCGGCGTGCCGGTGGGTGCGCGCGACCCGGATGGACGAGCTCCCACAGCTGTGGAACGTCCTGCGCGGCGAGATGTCGCTGGTCGGGCCGCGCCCGGAGCGCCCCGAGCTCACCGCGCAGTTCGAGACCGCCATCCCCGGCTACGCGCGCCGGCACGCGCTGCCGCCTGGCCTGACCGGGCTCGCGCAGATCCACGGGCGCTACCACACCGATCCGGAGTACAAGCTCGGCTACGACCTGCAGTACCTCGTGAACTGGTCGCCCGTCGCCGACGTCGAGATCCTGCTGCGCACCGTCTGGGTCGTCCTCGCCCGACGCCTCTGA
- a CDS encoding nucleotide sugar dehydrogenase — MSDRATFFRDERWTAGVIGLGYVGLPLAVTAASRGLDVVGFDVSEAKVDALNGGTSHVEDVSDQELRDALAGGARFTATEADLSDADAIFIAVPSPLGRNRQPDMSFIEAAAETVARVARPGMLVSLESTTYPGTTEDYLLPAIEKAGLTLDEDGFVAFSPERVDPGNVLHTHQIPKVVGGVTPASGEVAAAAYRRLVENVHVVTSARAAELTKLLENTYRAVNIAMINELAQVADVFDIDIWEVVDAAATKPFGFQAFYPGPGVGGHCIPLDPQFLAWRARELRVATRFIDLAEDVNLHMPDYVVRRITELLNARGKAISSSRIVGLGAAYKKNIGDDRESPSMDVLKLLERHGATVGVLDVHVPTDRLARHGFEALENDADLTGWDLAVVLTDHDDVDYERVAKQVDLVFDTRGIYRRRGIDADNVVAL, encoded by the coding sequence ATGTCCGACCGTGCCACCTTCTTCCGTGACGAGCGCTGGACCGCCGGCGTCATCGGCCTGGGTTACGTCGGCCTGCCCCTGGCCGTGACCGCCGCCAGCCGTGGACTCGACGTCGTCGGCTTCGACGTGTCCGAGGCGAAGGTCGACGCCCTCAACGGCGGCACCAGCCACGTCGAGGACGTCAGCGACCAGGAGCTTCGCGACGCGCTGGCCGGTGGTGCCCGCTTCACCGCCACCGAGGCCGACCTGTCCGACGCCGACGCCATCTTCATCGCCGTGCCGTCCCCGCTGGGTCGCAACCGCCAGCCCGACATGTCGTTCATCGAGGCCGCGGCGGAGACGGTCGCCCGCGTAGCCCGGCCGGGCATGCTGGTGTCGCTCGAGTCCACCACCTACCCGGGCACGACCGAGGACTACCTGCTGCCGGCGATCGAGAAGGCCGGCCTGACGCTGGACGAGGACGGCTTCGTCGCGTTCTCGCCGGAGCGCGTCGACCCGGGCAACGTCCTGCACACCCACCAGATCCCGAAGGTGGTCGGCGGGGTCACCCCGGCCTCGGGCGAGGTCGCCGCGGCCGCCTACCGGCGACTCGTGGAGAACGTCCACGTCGTCACGTCGGCCCGGGCCGCCGAGCTGACGAAGCTGCTGGAGAACACCTACCGGGCCGTCAACATCGCCATGATCAACGAGTTGGCGCAGGTCGCCGACGTGTTCGACATCGACATCTGGGAGGTCGTCGACGCCGCGGCGACCAAGCCGTTCGGCTTCCAGGCGTTCTACCCCGGTCCGGGCGTCGGCGGGCACTGCATCCCGCTCGACCCGCAGTTCCTGGCCTGGCGGGCCCGTGAACTGCGCGTCGCGACGCGGTTCATCGACCTCGCCGAGGACGTCAACCTCCACATGCCCGACTACGTGGTGCGGCGCATCACCGAGCTGCTCAACGCCCGCGGCAAGGCGATCTCGTCCAGCCGCATCGTGGGGCTCGGCGCCGCCTACAAGAAGAACATCGGCGACGACCGCGAATCCCCGTCGATGGACGTACTCAAGCTGCTGGAACGCCACGGCGCGACCGTCGGCGTCCTGGACGTCCACGTGCCGACCGACCGGCTCGCGCGCCACGGCTTCGAAGCGCTGGAGAACGATGCCGACCTCACCGGCTGGGACCTCGCCGTGGTGCTGACCGACCACGACGACGTCGACTACGAGCGCGTCGCCAAGCAGGTGGACCTCGTGTTCGACACCCGTGGCATCTACCGCCGCCGCGGCATCGACGCGGACAACGTCGTCGCCCTCTAG
- a CDS encoding DUF5319 family protein — translation MADDDFDDERFDDEGFDDDDLDDFDDEPLDEHETALVQQDLHDLADFEATFRPEGYRGVAVWCHDCAEEHYYPWDMLRENLQLLIDTGETPVHEPAYAPEPDRYIQWEYARGYVDALRDAGVQERMDLSVCNRCGFRLPDALAQGNFCPRCGNALLAGRLAKALEEAGFGGDDLLQVLRRIGLPG, via the coding sequence GTGGCGGACGACGACTTCGACGACGAGCGCTTCGACGACGAAGGGTTCGACGACGACGACCTCGACGACTTCGACGACGAACCGCTCGACGAGCACGAGACCGCACTCGTGCAGCAGGACCTGCACGACCTGGCCGACTTCGAGGCGACCTTCCGCCCCGAGGGCTACCGCGGCGTGGCCGTGTGGTGTCACGACTGCGCCGAGGAGCACTATTACCCGTGGGACATGCTGCGCGAGAACCTGCAGCTGCTGATCGACACCGGTGAGACGCCGGTCCACGAGCCCGCCTACGCGCCCGAGCCGGACCGCTACATCCAGTGGGAATACGCGCGCGGCTACGTGGACGCGCTGCGCGACGCGGGCGTGCAGGAGCGGATGGACCTGTCGGTCTGCAACCGGTGCGGCTTCCGGCTGCCGGACGCGCTGGCGCAGGGCAACTTCTGCCCCCGCTGCGGCAACGCGCTGCTGGCCGGCCGGCTGGCCAAGGCGCTCGAGGAGGCCGGCTTCGGCGGGGACGACCTGCTGCAGGTGCTGCGCCGGATCGGGCTGCCGGGCTGA
- a CDS encoding glycosyltransferase family 2 protein — MSAPANSSLPPLPEGAGVAVVIPALHAEQVVGKAVRSALAQDLVDEVVVAAGDPGTARAVGEAAGGDPRVRVVDNPSGRTPDGLNAAIAASHGEVVVRLDAHAELPVGYVARAVETLRRTGAANVGGKQVPVAERGFARAVAVAMASPAGAGGATYRVGGREGPADTVYLGVFRRAALDEVGGFDPRFTRNQDAELNVRLRAAGHTVWFDPKLAVDYQPRGTVGGLASQYLQYGRWRRLTGRTHQGSLSARQLAAPTLVLGLAGAALLSAATGLWIVLGLAVATYLAALIVAAAPAVPTLRLLPGVVLALGTMHLAWGIGFLLGPPRMTHVERSRAGDADR; from the coding sequence ATGAGCGCGCCGGCGAACAGCAGCCTGCCGCCCCTGCCCGAGGGTGCCGGTGTCGCCGTGGTGATCCCGGCCCTGCACGCCGAGCAGGTGGTCGGCAAGGCCGTCAGATCGGCGCTGGCGCAGGACCTCGTCGACGAGGTGGTCGTGGCCGCCGGCGATCCCGGCACGGCCCGGGCGGTCGGGGAGGCCGCCGGCGGCGACCCACGTGTCCGCGTCGTCGACAACCCGTCCGGTCGCACGCCCGACGGGCTCAACGCCGCGATCGCGGCCAGCCACGGCGAGGTGGTGGTTCGGCTCGACGCGCACGCCGAGCTGCCGGTGGGCTACGTCGCCCGGGCCGTGGAGACGCTGCGCCGTACCGGCGCCGCCAACGTCGGCGGCAAGCAGGTGCCGGTGGCCGAGCGCGGCTTCGCCCGCGCCGTCGCGGTCGCGATGGCGTCGCCCGCCGGCGCCGGCGGTGCGACGTACCGCGTCGGTGGCCGCGAGGGCCCGGCCGACACCGTCTACCTCGGCGTCTTCCGGCGTGCGGCGCTGGACGAGGTCGGCGGGTTCGACCCGCGCTTCACCCGCAACCAGGACGCCGAGCTCAACGTGCGGCTGCGGGCCGCTGGTCACACGGTCTGGTTCGACCCGAAGCTGGCGGTCGACTACCAGCCGCGTGGCACCGTCGGTGGGCTGGCCTCGCAGTACCTGCAGTACGGACGCTGGCGCCGCCTGACCGGCCGCACCCATCAGGGCTCGCTCAGCGCGCGGCAGTTGGCGGCGCCGACGCTGGTGCTCGGGCTGGCCGGTGCGGCGCTGCTGTCGGCCGCCACGGGCCTGTGGATCGTGCTCGGCCTGGCGGTGGCGACCTACCTCGCCGCGCTGATCGTGGCCGCCGCCCCGGCCGTGCCGACGCTGCGCCTGCTGCCCGGCGTCGTGCTCGCACTCGGGACGATGCACCTGGCCTGGGGGATAGGCTTCCTGCTGGGGCCACCACGGATGACCCATGTCGAACGTTCCAGAGCGGGGGACGCCGATCGCTGA